One window of Papaver somniferum cultivar HN1 chromosome 9, ASM357369v1, whole genome shotgun sequence genomic DNA carries:
- the LOC113309643 gene encoding probable serine/threonine-protein kinase WNK4 isoform X2, translating into MVWKLRGTKLNLTTYLNHLMQYKDSILRYIKKYKNVDVKAVKKWARQILNGLVYLHEHDPPIIHRDLKCDNIFVNGHLGQVKIGDFGFAAILRDSSHAHSVIGTPEFMAPEMFEEDYNELVDIYAFGMCVLEMLTSEYPYSECTNTTEIYYKVTKGKLPSALFRINDLEAKLFVQKCLGTASKRSRAKELLLDPFLACEEVEKLPSTPRQRNNRRYMQPSIEPTWSSNMTIIGELDPEDDDIINLKVQFANKYGRINKVEFPFNIHSDTSIDVATEMVKDLEIHDREPSEIAKMISSFVPEWKDWDLQDQNHPSDDIDDHHSYSYVDDDDENNGSNHQPHPFYNFSSCSSSETSLSGLLPPSATHIPYREYTQSAAFGSDWHQDDDDDASSQCSIHSGMYSNINYQSASDLQGSSCDLAGLNRSEQHPRQLLMTPKGATTRFCPETTGNEKLHLGSESHYQPEFAYPMAYQNRARLTKNKSYVDLRSQSLHRSVVDEVNRRRLFKTVGAVENIGFQSPSDQVASTPSSSKDKKVSSTGVTVGVVDNIGWRTPRDQFIASTSSLSKGKMKASPSGVTIGAVENIGRQTPNDPLASTSSSSKGKMKVSHTGIGWFGKKKK; encoded by the exons ATGGTATGGAAGTTGCGTGGAACCAAACTAAACTTAACCACGTATTTGAATCATTTGATGCAATACAAAGACTCTATTCTGAG GTACATAAAGAAATACAAGAATGTTGATGTCAAAGCTGTTAAGAAATGGGCTCGTCAAATATTGAATGGACTTGTTTATCTTCATGAACATGATCCCCCAATTATTCATAGAGACCTCAAATGTGACAACATATTTGTTAATGGTCATCTTGGTCAAGTTAAAATTGGTGATTTCGGCTTTGCGGCAATCCTTCGCGATTCTTCTCATGCTCATAGTGTCATTG GTACACCAGAGTTCATGGCACCAGAGATGTTCGAAGAAGACTACAATGAGTTGGTAGACATCTACGCGTTCGGAATGTGTGTACTAGAGATGCTTACTTCTGAGTACCCTTACAGCGAGTGTACAAACACTACAGAAATCTACTACAAAGTTACAAAG GGGAAGTTGCCAAGTGCATTATTTAGGATAAATGACCTTGAAGCCAAGCTTTTTGTCCAGAAATGTTTAGGTACGGCCTCAAAGAGGTCACGAGCTAAAGAACTCTTGCTTGATCCTTTTCTTGCATGCGAGGAAGTGGAGAAATTGCCTAGTACTCCAAGACAGAGAAACAACCGACGCTACATGCAGCCGTCGATCGAACCTACTTGGAGTAGTAACATGACAATTATAGGGGAACTCGACCCCGAAGACGATGATATTATAAATCTCAAAGTACAGTTCGCTAACAAATATG GTCGTATCAACAAGGTCGAATTTCCTTTCAATATCCATAGTGATACTTCAATTGATGTCGCAACTGAAATGGTGAAAGACCTAGAGATCCATGATCGAGAGCCGTCAGAGATTGCTAAAATGATTTCATCTTTCGTGCCAGAATGGAAGGACTGGGACCTTCAAGACCAAAACCATCCTAGTGATGATATCGATGATCACCACAGTTATAGTTATGTAGATGATGATGACGAAAACAATGGGTCTAACCACCAGCCCCATCCGTTTTACAAtttttcttcatgttcttcttccGAGACCTCCCTTTCCGGTCTACTACCTCCGAGTGCGACTCACATTCCTTACAGAGAATACACTCAGAGTGCAGCTTTCGGCTCTGACTGGCACcaag atgatgatgatgatgccagCTCACAATGCTCCATACACTCAGGAATGTACTCAAACATAAATTATCAATCAGCCAGCGATTTACAAGGTTCATCCTGTGATCTAGCGGGTCTCAATAGAAGTGAACAGCATCCACGTCAACTGTTAATGACACCCAAAGGTGCAACAACAAGATTCTGCCCAGAAACAACCGGCAACGAAAAGCTACATTTGGGAAGTGAAAGTCATTACCAACCAGAGTTCGCTTATCCAATGGCTTACCAAAACCGTGCCCGGCTAACGAAGAATAAATCATATGTTGACTTGAGAAGTCAATCGTTACACCGCTCAGTGGTTGATGAGGTTAACCGAAGAAGGTTGTTTAAGACGGTTGGAGCAGTTGAGAACATTGGGTTTCAATCACCCAGTGATCAAGTTGCTTCAACGCCCTCATCATCAAAGGACAAGAAGGTGTCGTCCACAGGCGTGACGGTTGGTGTAGTTGACAACATTGGATGGCGAACACCGAGGGATCAATTTATTGCTTCAACATCCTCATTATCAAAGGGTAAGATGAAGGCGTCACCTTCAGGCGTGACAATTGGAGCAGTTGAGAACATTGGACGACAAACACCAAATGATCCATTAGCTTCAACATCCTCATCATCGAAGGGTAAGATGAAGGTGTCACACACAGGCATTGGTTGGTTtggtaaaaagaagaaataa
- the LOC113309643 gene encoding probable serine/threonine-protein kinase WNK4 isoform X1, whose amino-acid sequence MFDHIQNQAEQREVEEGTPSSSEYGYVEIDPSGRYGRFNEVLGRGAVKTVYKAFDRENGMEVAWNQTKLNHVFESFDAIQRLYSEVHLLNTLHHDSIIHFHKYWVDAKHRTFNFITEMLTSGNLRQYIKKYKNVDVKAVKKWARQILNGLVYLHEHDPPIIHRDLKCDNIFVNGHLGQVKIGDFGFAAILRDSSHAHSVIGTPEFMAPEMFEEDYNELVDIYAFGMCVLEMLTSEYPYSECTNTTEIYYKVTKGKLPSALFRINDLEAKLFVQKCLGTASKRSRAKELLLDPFLACEEVEKLPSTPRQRNNRRYMQPSIEPTWSSNMTIIGELDPEDDDIINLKVQFANKYGRINKVEFPFNIHSDTSIDVATEMVKDLEIHDREPSEIAKMISSFVPEWKDWDLQDQNHPSDDIDDHHSYSYVDDDDENNGSNHQPHPFYNFSSCSSSETSLSGLLPPSATHIPYREYTQSAAFGSDWHQDDDDDASSQCSIHSGMYSNINYQSASDLQGSSCDLAGLNRSEQHPRQLLMTPKGATTRFCPETTGNEKLHLGSESHYQPEFAYPMAYQNRARLTKNKSYVDLRSQSLHRSVVDEVNRRRLFKTVGAVENIGFQSPSDQVASTPSSSKDKKVSSTGVTVGVVDNIGWRTPRDQFIASTSSLSKGKMKASPSGVTIGAVENIGRQTPNDPLASTSSSSKGKMKVSHTGIGWFGKKKK is encoded by the exons TTTAATGAAGTACTGGGGAGAGGAGCTGTGAAAACAGTATACAAAGCGTTCGATAGAGAGAATGGTATGGAAGTTGCGTGGAACCAAACTAAACTTAACCACGTATTTGAATCATTTGATGCAATACAAAGACTCTATTCTGAGGTTCATCTACTTAATACTCTTCACCATGATTCCATCATTCATTTCCACAAATATTGGGTTGATGCCAAACATCGAACTTTCAACTTTATCACCGAAATGCTTACTTCTGGTAATCTCAGACA GTACATAAAGAAATACAAGAATGTTGATGTCAAAGCTGTTAAGAAATGGGCTCGTCAAATATTGAATGGACTTGTTTATCTTCATGAACATGATCCCCCAATTATTCATAGAGACCTCAAATGTGACAACATATTTGTTAATGGTCATCTTGGTCAAGTTAAAATTGGTGATTTCGGCTTTGCGGCAATCCTTCGCGATTCTTCTCATGCTCATAGTGTCATTG GTACACCAGAGTTCATGGCACCAGAGATGTTCGAAGAAGACTACAATGAGTTGGTAGACATCTACGCGTTCGGAATGTGTGTACTAGAGATGCTTACTTCTGAGTACCCTTACAGCGAGTGTACAAACACTACAGAAATCTACTACAAAGTTACAAAG GGGAAGTTGCCAAGTGCATTATTTAGGATAAATGACCTTGAAGCCAAGCTTTTTGTCCAGAAATGTTTAGGTACGGCCTCAAAGAGGTCACGAGCTAAAGAACTCTTGCTTGATCCTTTTCTTGCATGCGAGGAAGTGGAGAAATTGCCTAGTACTCCAAGACAGAGAAACAACCGACGCTACATGCAGCCGTCGATCGAACCTACTTGGAGTAGTAACATGACAATTATAGGGGAACTCGACCCCGAAGACGATGATATTATAAATCTCAAAGTACAGTTCGCTAACAAATATG GTCGTATCAACAAGGTCGAATTTCCTTTCAATATCCATAGTGATACTTCAATTGATGTCGCAACTGAAATGGTGAAAGACCTAGAGATCCATGATCGAGAGCCGTCAGAGATTGCTAAAATGATTTCATCTTTCGTGCCAGAATGGAAGGACTGGGACCTTCAAGACCAAAACCATCCTAGTGATGATATCGATGATCACCACAGTTATAGTTATGTAGATGATGATGACGAAAACAATGGGTCTAACCACCAGCCCCATCCGTTTTACAAtttttcttcatgttcttcttccGAGACCTCCCTTTCCGGTCTACTACCTCCGAGTGCGACTCACATTCCTTACAGAGAATACACTCAGAGTGCAGCTTTCGGCTCTGACTGGCACcaag atgatgatgatgatgccagCTCACAATGCTCCATACACTCAGGAATGTACTCAAACATAAATTATCAATCAGCCAGCGATTTACAAGGTTCATCCTGTGATCTAGCGGGTCTCAATAGAAGTGAACAGCATCCACGTCAACTGTTAATGACACCCAAAGGTGCAACAACAAGATTCTGCCCAGAAACAACCGGCAACGAAAAGCTACATTTGGGAAGTGAAAGTCATTACCAACCAGAGTTCGCTTATCCAATGGCTTACCAAAACCGTGCCCGGCTAACGAAGAATAAATCATATGTTGACTTGAGAAGTCAATCGTTACACCGCTCAGTGGTTGATGAGGTTAACCGAAGAAGGTTGTTTAAGACGGTTGGAGCAGTTGAGAACATTGGGTTTCAATCACCCAGTGATCAAGTTGCTTCAACGCCCTCATCATCAAAGGACAAGAAGGTGTCGTCCACAGGCGTGACGGTTGGTGTAGTTGACAACATTGGATGGCGAACACCGAGGGATCAATTTATTGCTTCAACATCCTCATTATCAAAGGGTAAGATGAAGGCGTCACCTTCAGGCGTGACAATTGGAGCAGTTGAGAACATTGGACGACAAACACCAAATGATCCATTAGCTTCAACATCCTCATCATCGAAGGGTAAGATGAAGGTGTCACACACAGGCATTGGTTGGTTtggtaaaaagaagaaataa